TCGACCTGAAGGCCGGCCTGCAGCGGCTGGACGGCAAGAAGGCTCTGGACTACGTGCGTTTCCGCCGGGACAACGAGGGTGACTTCGGCCGCATGCGGCGCCAGCAGCAGATGCTCAGCGCCCTGCTGAAGGAAGCCCTGCAGATCAAGCACGTGCCCAAGATCCGGAGCATGGTGGCGGCGGTGCAGGAGAACTTGGACACCAACCTGGGCTTCAGCCAGATGGTGCAGTTGGCCCTGGCCGGCCGCAACCTGTCGCCCGAAAACCTGTCGGGCATCACCCTATCGGGCACCAACCGCACCATCGGCGGCATCTACTACCTGGAAGTCGACCTGGTGGAGGCCCGAACCGCCGCCTACGAGCTGGTCTACGGCCGGCCGCCGGCTGAGAGCTTCCTGAACAAAGCCAAGGAGGACGCCAACCGGATCCGCGGCATCATCCAGTCGGAGATCGAGCGCCACCGCCGCCTGGCAGAGGAGGCGGAAAAGGAGCAGGCCGAGGAAGACCTGGACGATGACGAACTCCTGGACGGCGAAGGCGTCGAAGCCGATGCTGGTCCAGAAGCCGACGATGGCGATGCTGACTCCGAGACCGATGCCGATGCCGGCGCCGGTGGCGATGCCGGCTCCGACACCGATCCCGATCCCGAAGGCGGTTCCGATCCGGACACTGACGCGGATTCCGATGCCAACACTGATGCCGATTCCGATTCCGACCCGGCCGGCGAAGATTCCGAGGCTGACAGCGGCACCGATTCCGACCCAGGGGAAGGTCCCGGTGACGGCCCCGATCTGGACTAGGCGCTGCCGGGCCGGCCGTGAGTAACGGCGGCCAGCATGCGCTCCACCAAGGCAGGGGTGAGATGTCGGGCGGTCAAGCCGGGCTGGGCGGCGGCCAGGGCATGGGCCCTGACTTCTTCCTGCGATAAGGGATCCCGTTCATCCAGATAGCCGTTTTCCGCCAAGTACCGGGCCAACTTTTCCCGCGCCGCCGTCTTGAAGCGGGGTACCTGTTTGTCGGCAAGAGCGGCCAGCAGGGCTTTGGCGTCCCCGCCGAGCCGGCCGGCCAAATCGGTGACCCGGTCGATAAAGGTGTCCGAAACCGCTTGGGAAGCCACCAGCACATCCCTATCTACGGGCAGGCCGCGGCCGATGCACCAGGCGGAAAGGAGCGCCTCCACCACCTGGGCACCCGCCGCGGCCCTGGCGAAGGCTTCCCGCAGCCTGGGCTCCCAACGGGCGGCAGCCCCCGTGGAGGCCAAGGTTTGGAGCGGCCCCCAGGTCTGCACTCCCATCTTCAACAGAAGGTACAGATCCTCAGCATCCGACAAGAGATGCCATAGGTGGACGCTTTCCACCGGTGCGAAGGGGTCGATGGCGGGCACCTGCAGGAGTCGCCCGTAGGCCAGGTAGTCCATGTCGCCCGGCGCCGGGACTTCATCGAGCACCGGCCGGTCTTCCATCAAGGCGGAAAAATCGGGCAGCGGCCGGGCGGCTGCCGACGCCCCGGCCCGCACCCGGGCCAAGTCGATGATCTTGAAAGTCAGGGGGATGGCGGCGGAGCCGTCTAGGGCCGCCGCGGCGCCGGCGGCAGCAGCGGCTTCCCCAGCGGCGCCGTTGACGGCGGCGAAGGCTGCCTGCCACTTGGCCACCTCGTCGGCCTGGGCCGTAAAGTAGAAGATTTGCCGGCCGTCCCGGGCCAGGGTCAGCACCGCATCGATGAGGGCGCCGGCCCGCTCGTCGTCGCTGTTGGCCAGCACCTCGTCCAGGATCAGGGGCAGGCGCAGGCCGTCCTCCTGACTTTCGGCAAAGGCCACCCTAACGGCCAGCAGCAACTGCAACCGCGTGCCGTCGGACAACTCATCCAGGGACCGGATTTCGCCCGTCGTCCGGTCTTCGGCCCGGAAGACCGGTTCACCGTCCTCCTCATCCAATTCCAGGCGGTACCGGCCCTTGGTAATGGCGGCGAACAATTCCCGGGCCCGGTGGAACACCGCCGGGCGCTCCTGATCCCGGGTGACCCCATGAACATGGTCGGCCAGCAGCTTGCCCAGGCGGCGGCGCACCGTCTCCTGGAATAAGGACCGCAAGGCTTCATGGGCATCGTCATAGCGGGCCAAGGCGTCCTGGAGGCTGGTGCCGGCCTTGGCCGCCTTCACCTTGGCTTCGATCTCCTTGGCTTTCGCGAAGAGTTCCTCGTAGCGGCCGGCCTGCTCCCGGGCGACGGCAAGGCGGGCGTCCAGTTCCGGCAGGGGCAGGGCCAGCACAGCCTCGTCACATTGCAGTTCCTGAGCCGTGGCCTCGGCGTCGGCCAGGGCCGTCTGAGCGGCGTAGGCGCGGCGCTGCTGCTCCTGGTATTGGGTAAGCCCCTCCAATGACTGGTGCAAAAGCTCTTCGAAGGACCCATCGTCGGGATCCATCTCCAGGCGCCGGAACAACGCCCGGCGCTCATCCTCCAGGCGGTGGATTGCTTCGGAAGCTCTGGCAGCATCCCGCTGGGCCTCCTCTTTGTCCCTGCCGGCCTGCTGCCATTGCTGGGCCCGCTGCTCCAATTCGGCCA
The sequence above is drawn from the Sphingobacteriaceae bacterium genome and encodes:
- a CDS encoding LCP family protein; translated protein: MSRLIGRKSARGRRGLLLAVLVLLVLVGAKVVPSALGLFNNDGFGTVEGAGPDGDLEELPDRITVLMIGVGSGTFQGPTDSIILASFDPKANEARLISIPRDTYAYIDGRGWDKINHAYSLAPKGQGAEATVKAVSDLLAVPVEYYAVVNMNGFKTMVDLLGGVEINVEKDMKYYDPYATPPTNIDLKAGLQRLDGKKALDYVRFRRDNEGDFGRMRRQQQMLSALLKEALQIKHVPKIRSMVAAVQENLDTNLGFSQMVQLALAGRNLSPENLSGITLSGTNRTIGGIYYLEVDLVEARTAAYELVYGRPPAESFLNKAKEDANRIRGIIQSEIERHRRLAEEAEKEQAEEDLDDDELLDGEGVEADAGPEADDGDADSETDADAGAGGDAGSDTDPDPEGGSDPDTDADSDANTDADSDSDPAGEDSEADSGTDSDPGEGPGDGPDLD